A section of the Humulus lupulus chromosome 2, drHumLupu1.1, whole genome shotgun sequence genome encodes:
- the LOC133815459 gene encoding peroxidase 24, with protein MKMRANITTILLLVSLLAVVISSVVGGNDKKNGGLRENFYGKSCKSLEKIVRSETEKKVDADKTLAPKLLRLHYHDCFVRKVHYMCVCVDPVNGDNTTEKNAVPNRSLAGFEVIDDIKEALEKQCPNTNVSCADILALSARDAVSVLAKKSLWKVLTGRRDGIVTRANEASRDLPSPGSNFTTLLTLFGRFGLDKTDLVALSGAHTIGVTHCPLVFRRLYNFTGKGDTDPALAPAFANELKKTCPPPVAVPATTVDMDRRSALTFDGNYFSGLIKKRGVFTSDAALLTDPASAHLVNKFSSDKKFMDAFAISMVKMGAIGVLTGDEGEIRNNCRAINN; from the exons ATGAAGATGAGAGCTAACATTACTACTATTCTTCTGCTTGTTTCTTTACTCGCAGTTGTTATAAGTAGTGTCGTTGGAGGAAATGATAAGAAAAATGGAGGGCTTCGAGAAAACTTTTATGGTAAAAGTTGCAAATCACTTGAGAAAATAGTACGTAGTGAAACAGAGAAAAAGGTTGATGCAGATAAAACCTTGGCTCCTAAGCTGCTAAGGCTGCATTATCACGATTGTTTCGTCAGG AAAGTACATTATATGTGTGTTTGTGTCGATCCAGTAAATGGTGATAATACAACAGAAAAGAATGCGGTTCCCAACCGGTCGTTAGCTGGATTCGAAGTGATTGATGACATTAAAGAAGCTCTTGAGAAACAATGTCCTAACACCAATGTTTCTTGTGCTGATATTCTCGCCTTATCAGCCCGAGATGCTGTCTCTGTCCTAGCT AAAAAATCGCTATGGAAGGTATTAACAGGAAGGAGAGATGGAATAGTGACCAGAGCCAATGAGGCTTCAAGGGACTTGCCTTCCCCAGGATCTAACTTCACTACTCTCCTTACTCTCTTTGGCAGATTCGGTCTTGATAAAACTGATCTCGTTGCTTTATctg GTGCGCACACAATTGGAGTGACACATTGTCCATTAGTATTCCGGAGGCTGTACAACTTCACCGGAAAAGGAGACACCGACCCAGCACTGGCCCCAGCCTTCGCGAACGAGCTGAAGAAGACATGCCCACCACCGGTGGCAGTCCCGGCGACGACGGTGGATATGGACCGCCGCAGTGCTCTCACCTTCGACGGCAACTACTTTAGTGGTCTTATCAAGAAACGAGGTGTGTTCACATCGGACGCTGCGCTTCTCACCGATCCAGCCTCCGCCCACCTCGTCAATAAGTTCAGCAGCGACAAAAAGTTCATGGACGCCTTCGCTATCTCCATGGTCAAAATGGGCGCCATTGGCGTTCTTACTGGTGACGAAGGGGAGATCAGGAACAATTGCCGAGCTatcaataattaa